From the Montipora capricornis isolate CH-2021 chromosome 2, ASM3666992v2, whole genome shotgun sequence genome, one window contains:
- the LOC138032880 gene encoding uncharacterized protein produces the protein MGFILLLSLALNWSCTSAMLPNYSPAVRGDLQTRDEIIRGYFDLGLTAPEIASFLACIHGIRISLRQLKRILRRLWCTRRQNLSDLEEVVEAVEAELRGSGSLLGYRAMHQRLVNHHRLATTREVVRHTLRIFDPEGVELRSRQRLRRRVYRCKGPNYLWHIDGYDKLKPFGFCVHGAIDGFSRRILWLEVASSNNDPCIVAQCYLDCVRQIEGTARVVRGDRGTENGNVAAIQRFFRRTAGDDFSGEKSFMFGKSTSNQRIEAWWGHLRKGCAQWWIQFFKDLRDSGLYSDSDVIQRECLHFCFMDVIQMELHKVAQEWNLHRIRPSVNAECPSGKPDVLYFVPESVATQDYSSPVDMDEIEIAEDMYAERPQEKGCSPHFKQLAEMILEDEDLEQPTNAEEALQLYFDLLDHIDDIGN, from the coding sequence ATGGGTTTCATCCTCTTGCTTTCATTAGCTCTTAACTGGTCTTGCACTTCAGCAATGCTTCCAAATTACTCTCCAGCAGTACGAGGTGACCTACAAACACGCGACGAAATCATACGAGGCTATTTCGATCTAGGACTAACTGCTCCAGAAATAGCCTCATTTTTAGCTTGTATTCACGGTATCCGGATAAGTTTGAGGCAATTGAAACGAATATTGAGGAGGCTGTGGTGCACAAGACGTCAGAACCTGAGTGATCTAGAGGAGGTTGTCGAGGCAGTGGAGGCAGAGCTGAGAGGGAGCGGAAGTTTACTTGGGTATAGAGCAATGCATCAAAGGCTGGTTAATCATCACCGACTGGCTACTACTAGAGAAGTCGTTCGCCACACGTTACGAATATTTGATCCAGAAGGTGTGGAACTGCGTTCACGACAGAGACTACGAAGAAGAGTGTACCGATGTAAAGGTCCAAATTACCTCTGGCATATAGACGGGTACGATAAACTCAAACCATTTGGATTCTGTGTTCACGGTGCTATAGACGGTTTCAGCCGAAGGATTTTATGGTTGGAAGTTGCTTCATCAAATAATGATCCGTGCATAGTCGCACAGTGTTATTTAGATTGTGTCCGACAGATAGAGGGAACTGCTCGAGTTGTAAGGGGAGACAGAGGAACTGAAAATGGTAACGTAGCAGCCATCCAACGTTTCTTCCGTAGAACTGCTGGGGATGATTTTTCTGGTGAGaaaagtttcatgtttggaaaATCAACATCTAACCAGAGAATAGAGGCGTGGTGGGGCCATCTCAGAAAAGGGTGTGCACAGTGGTGGATACAGTTTTTCAAAGACCTGCGAGATTCTGGGTTGTATAGTGATAGTGATGTAATACAAAGGGAATGTCTTCACTTCTGCTTCATGGATGTCATTCAAATGGAACTACATAAAGTGGCCCAGGAATGGAATCTTCACAGGATCCGACCATCTGTCAATGCAGAATGCCCCTCTGGAAAGCCTGATGTTCTTTACTTTGTCCCAGAATCAGTAGCTACACAAGATTATTCAAGCCCCGTCGACATGGATGAAATTGAAATTGCTGAAGACATGTATGCAGAACGGCCGCAGGAAAAGGGCTGTTCCCCACACTTTAAACAACTGGCCGAAATGATCCTAGAAGACGAGGACTTGGAGCAACCAACAAATGCAGAGGAAGCTCTTCAACTGTACTTTGATCTCTTAGACCACATTGATGACATAGGCAACTGA